A window of the Acidovorax sp. YS12 genome harbors these coding sequences:
- a CDS encoding DUF2971 domain-containing protein: protein MTESTRVFRRYTDLASLLDLLRRKAITLLPPDTWDDRNDRLMMQTYADCRKLGTLRALCLTSRGETYHHWKVFTDRSNGVCIQFLRQEFTEAMRAAGVRVRKVKYLKLDELDGERPPIARLPFLKRFGYGDEGEYRAVYENEAVEEGPKRVKVDLAIIERISLNPWMPKPVFESVRAAILDACGEFACPVISHSSLIESQGWREFARRYKAKSHRA, encoded by the coding sequence ATGACCGAATCAACACGGGTTTTCCGCCGCTATACCGACCTGGCTTCGCTGCTGGACTTACTGCGCCGCAAGGCCATCACGCTGCTGCCGCCCGATACCTGGGACGACCGGAACGACCGGCTCATGATGCAGACCTATGCGGACTGCCGGAAGCTCGGGACGTTGCGGGCCCTGTGCCTGACGAGCCGCGGCGAGACCTACCACCACTGGAAGGTCTTCACCGACAGGAGCAACGGCGTCTGCATCCAGTTCCTGCGACAGGAATTCACCGAGGCCATGCGGGCCGCAGGAGTCAGGGTCAGAAAGGTCAAGTACCTGAAGCTGGACGAGCTCGACGGCGAGAGGCCACCCATCGCGCGGCTACCCTTCCTGAAGCGTTTCGGCTATGGCGATGAAGGCGAGTACCGGGCCGTCTATGAGAACGAGGCCGTCGAGGAGGGACCGAAGCGCGTCAAGGTCGACCTCGCCATCATCGAGCGGATCAGCCTGAACCCCTGGATGCCGAAGCCGGTCTTCGAGTCGGTGCGCGCCGCTATTCTGGACGCGTGCGGCGAGTTCGCGTGCCCGGTCATCAGCCACTCGTCGCTCATCGAGAGCCAAGGCTGGCGCGAGTTTGCCCGGCGCTACAAGGCAAAGTCCCATCGTGCCTGA